The Sphingopyxis sp. TUF1 genome segment GGCGCGCTTGATGTTGAATTTGCGATACGCGCCCTTGATCCAGCCCTCCGGCCCAGCGACAACCATTGCGCCCAGGGCATTGGTCCCCTGAATATGGCTGTTGTCATAGATTTCGATCCGCTGCGGCGGGTTTTCCAGATCGAACAGGTCGGCGAGTTCGCGCCCCAGCTTCGCCTGGCTGCTGCTCTCGGCCAGCCGCCGGTCGAGTTCCTCGCCCGCGTTGCGCACGGCCTGGTCGAGCAGGCGCTTGCGATTGCCGCGCTGCGGCACGCTGATCTCGACCCTGCGCCCCGCCGTTTCGCCAAGCGCTTCCGCGAGCAGTTCGCATTCTTCAGGCTCGCGATCGACGAGGATCAGCTTCGGAGGCGGTACGCCTTCGTAAAATTGCATCAGAAAGCTCGCCATCACCTCCGTCTCGGGCACGCCCGCGACATGCGCTGGAAAAAAGCTGCGGTGTCCCCAATTCTGCCCGCCGCGGATGAAGAAGCCCGCGATGCACAGCTGTCCGCCCTTCGCCGCGAGCGCAAAGACATCGGCATCGCCCAGCCCGTCGGCATGGACCGACTGGCTGCCCTGGATAAAGGTCAGCGCCTTCAGCCGGTCGCGCAGCACCGCCGCCTGTTCGAAATCCATCGCATCGGCGGCCTTGGTCATCGCTTCGCCCAAGCGCTTCTGCACGGCGGTCGAGCGGCCCTCCAGAAAGTCCTGCGCGTCGCTCACCAGTCCGGCATAATCTTCCTTCGAGATGCGATCGACGCACGGCGCCGAGCAACGGCGGATCTGGTAGAGCAGGCACGGCCGCGAGCGGTTGGCAAAGAAGCTGTCAGTGCAACTGCGCAGCAGGAAGGTCTTTTGCAGCGCGTTGAGCGTGCGCCCGACCGACCCCGCGCTTGCGAACGGCCCATAATAGCGCCCCTTGGCGCGCCGCGCGCCGCGATGCTTCTGCACACGCGGGAAATCATGATCGGTGCGCAGCAGGATGAAGGGAAAGCTTTTGTCGTCGCGCAGCAGCACATTGTACGGTGGGCGATACCGCTTGATGAGTTGCGCCTCGAGCAACAG includes the following:
- the uvrC gene encoding excinuclease ABC subunit UvrC, giving the protein MVRPNAPDRFNEEKATYVVRGGDEDGDKPDLERGAEAIRSVVRKLPTRPGVYRMLDARGDVLYVGKARALKNRVTNYTQVARLPQRLQRMVSQTRAMEIVTTNSEAEALLLEAQLIKRYRPPYNVLLRDDKSFPFILLRTDHDFPRVQKHRGARRAKGRYYGPFASAGSVGRTLNALQKTFLLRSCTDSFFANRSRPCLLYQIRRCSAPCVDRISKEDYAGLVSDAQDFLEGRSTAVQKRLGEAMTKAADAMDFEQAAVLRDRLKALTFIQGSQSVHADGLGDADVFALAAKGGQLCIAGFFIRGGQNWGHRSFFPAHVAGVPETEVMASFLMQFYEGVPPPKLILVDREPEECELLAEALGETAGRRVEISVPQRGNRKRLLDQAVRNAGEELDRRLAESSSQAKLGRELADLFDLENPPQRIEIYDNSHIQGTNALGAMVVAGPEGWIKGAYRKFNIKRAETQPGDDFAMMREVFQRRFARAMEEDPERSKGEWPDLVLIDGGKGQVSAAGAVLAELGIDDLTYVGVAKGPDRNAGRETFYLPDGREFTLPTNNAVLFYIQRLRDEAHRFAIGAHRAKRAKAMGSSPLDEVPGIGPARKKALLMHFGTARAIKGASLEDLQKAPGVSAAVAQAVYDFYNPGG